In the genome of Dermacentor variabilis isolate Ectoservices chromosome 5, ASM5094787v1, whole genome shotgun sequence, one region contains:
- the SPR gene encoding G protein-coupled sex peptide receptor isoform X1, producing the protein MTKVDEDIIMDYESGPKSNDFLQEDANTSASDAHPEVAAAAAVPLAESLTGLLNITSREAPIQFTLPLLGYAMPLLLVVTIIANTLVVVVLSQRHMRTPTNIVLLGMAICDMMTLLVPSPWYFYIYSLGNYETLLTPASACYAYNSMHEVIPNFFHTSSIWLTLLLAGQRYIYVCRPARARDWCTVPNVTRVMCWILALAFAHQLPRFFDRTFEDVQFRWHGRVLWGCSMRTASWVQTVFAGHAYYIAYYTFKVVFVNTGPCTALVVLNLLLFKALKRAQDKRLRLFQEHRRKSECKRLRDSNCTTMMLIIVVTVFLLVEIPLAVTVLLHVLINTIRVRTVSYDSLNIVILFSNFFIMLSYPVNFAIYCGMSRQFRETFKDLFLVGSVVNRREGSSRYSMMNGPRPSTNETLL; encoded by the coding sequence gaCCGAAATCGAACGACTTCTTGCAAGAGGATGCCAACACGTCGGCGAGTGACGCTCATCCAGAAgttgccgccgccgctgcagtTCCGCTCGCCGAGAGCTTGACGGGCCTTCTAAATATCACAAGCCGAGAAGCTCCCATACAATTCACTCTCCCGCTTCTCGGCTATGCTATGCCACTGCTCCTTGTCGTCACCATCATCGCCAACACGCTTGTCGTGGTCGTGCTCTCGCAACGGCACATGCGCACGCCCACCAACATTGTGCTTCTCGGAATGGCCATCTGTGACATGATGACGTTGCTGGTCCCGTCCCCATGGTACTTCTACATCTACTCGCTGGGAAACTACGAGACCCTGCTCACGCCGGCTTCCGCCTGCTACGCGTACAACAGCATGCACGAAGTGATTCCCAACTTCTTCCACACCTCCTCCATCTGGCTGACGCTGCTTTTAGCCGGTCAGCGTTACATCTACGTCTGTCGACCAGCGCGAGCGCGGGACTGGTGCACGGTGCCGAACGTGACTCGCGTCATGTGTTGGATCCTGGCCTTGGCTTTTGCCCATCAGCTGCCACGCTTCTTCGACCGAACCTTCGAGGACGTCCAGTTCAGGTGGCACGGTCGGGTCCTGTGGGGCTGCAGCATGCGCACCGCATCGTGGGTCCAGACCGTGTTCGCCGGGCACGCCTACTATATCGCCTACTACACGTTCAAAGTGGTCTTCGTAAACACCGGTCCGTGCACCGCGCTGGTGGTGCTCAACCTGCTCCTGTTCAAGGCCCTCAAGCGCGCCCAGGACAAGCGGCTGAGGCTATTCCAAGAGCACCGGCGCAAGAGCGAATGCAAGAGGCTCAGGGACAGCAACTGCACCACGATGATGTTAATCATTGTTGTCACGGTGTTCCTTTTGGTCGAAATACCGCTGGCTGTCACAGTTCTTCTCCATGTTCTTATAAACACCATTCGTGTTCGTACCGTGTCATACGACTCGCTAAACATAGTTATCTTGTTCAGCAACTTTTTTATCATGTTAAGCTACCCCGTAAACTTTGCCATCTACTGCGGAATGAGCAGGCAGTTCAGAGAAACATTCAAGGACCTCTTCCTCGTGGGGTCTGTCGTGAATCGGCGCGAAGGCTCTTCCCGGTACTCGATGATGAACGGTCCACGGCCGTCGACGAATGAGACTTTGCTATAG